Proteins encoded by one window of Channa argus isolate prfri chromosome 1, Channa argus male v1.0, whole genome shotgun sequence:
- the tmem200b gene encoding transmembrane protein 200A, which produces MKTQKARGVTPMSPTCRPKSRFTLRGRKKKDGVIQGKLRIRSMPGAFLVLGVVVVVVGTALAVAGYWPYRISRSSIVGAAEGEAMSESQSSGWSLGAKGLLSTASLIHSERMKLLGPVIMGVGLFILICANTVLYENRDRETQMLLAQMRSVICSVSAAVPSADLTEIATANSMAKHYQWVSSLPAAHLNILCLQQLASSEPLLQTRHPRDQEESVEGVYQKAVLQTEALHHQESGPPPSLHSSHSSSCNSSQLDFNTQSGAERGGSAAFNQQTVPFVKLTNCLVSASSLSTLGVDEVDIPVAQERRCHSISYRTNPYIARTSVHVEEGLHATREEGQVDMMRRETNSQVFVNVPGQVVDASEEQTHRSWPRLDLGIGRRYLKLENKEDSVDKLLDQLEHQCSQWDKSFGSGPFQ; this is translated from the coding sequence ATGAAGACCCAGAAGGCCCGAGGTGTTACACCAATGTCTCCAACCTGCAGACCGAAGTCTCGCTTCACTCTGCGAGGTAGAAAGAAGAAGGATGGTGTGATTCAAGGCAAGCTTCGCATTCGCTCTATGCCTGGGGCTTTCCTGGTGCTGGGGGTCGTTGTAGTGGTCGTTGGCACTGCTTTGGCTGTGGCAGGATACTGGCCCTACCGGATATCAAGATCATCCATTGTGGGAGCTGCAGAGGGAGAAGCTATGTCAGAGTCACAGAGTTCTGGCTGGAGTCTGGGAGCTAAGGGCCTCCTGTCCACAGCCAGCCTGATCCACAGTGAACGAATGAAGCTCCTGGGACCTGTCATCATGGGGGTGGGACTCTTCATCCTCATATGTGCCAACACAGTGCTGTATGAGAACAGGGATAGAGAGACTCAGATGCTGCTTGCGCAAATGCGAAGTGTGATCTGCTCTGTGTCTGCAGCTGTGCCCTCAGCAGATCTTACTGAAATAGCAACAGCCAACTCAATGGCCAAACACTACCAGTGGGTGAGCAGTTTACCAGCTGCCCATCTCAACATCCTTTGTCTGCAGCAGCTGGCCAGCTCTGAGCCTCTGCTCCAGACCAGACACCCCAGAGACCAGGAGGAGAGTGTGGAGGGTGTCTACCAGAAAGCAGTTCTCCAGACTGAAGCACTCCACCACCAAGAATCAGGGCCTCCGCCTTCCCTCCATTCCTCCCACTCCAGCTCATGTAATTCCAGCCAGTTAGACTTTAACACACAGTCTGGTGCTGAGCGTGGGGGCAGTGCCGCTTTCAATCAGCAGACCGTCCCATTTGTCAAACTCACCAACTGCCTGGTTTCTGCCAGTTCTCTGTCCACCCTGGGAGTTGATGAGGTGGATATCCCAGTGGCCCAAGAAAGGCGCTGCCACAGTATCAGCTACAGGACTAATCCTTATATAGCCCGAACTAGTGTGCATGTGGAGGAAGGACTCCACGCAACCAGAGAGGAGGGTCAAGTAGATATGATGAGGAGGGAGACTAATTCACAGGTTTTTGTGAACGTCCCTGGGCAGGTTGTGGATGCCTCGGAGGAGCAGACACATCGCAGCTGGCCTCGACTAGACCTGGGAATCGGCAGACGATATCTGAAACTAGAGAATAAAGAGGACTCAGTGGACAAACTGCTGGATCAGTTAGAGCACCAGTGTTCTCAGTGGGATAAGAGTTTTGGCTCTGGGCCCTTCCAGTGA